A DNA window from Streptomyces parvus contains the following coding sequences:
- a CDS encoding ATP-binding protein, with protein sequence MESLGSAPADPVSYEGVWRFTAPAVEASVPSARHAVRDLLGRQGVPVEDDILQGLLLIVSELVTNSVKHAALLSPELAVEVAIGPDWVRVSVEDNHPYRPTALETDYAQTGGRGLLLVKVVTAEAGGTCDVEHTASGGKIIWATLPLKTQL encoded by the coding sequence ATGGAGAGCCTCGGGAGTGCCCCTGCCGACCCCGTGTCGTACGAGGGGGTGTGGCGCTTCACCGCCCCCGCCGTGGAGGCGTCCGTGCCCAGCGCCCGGCACGCCGTACGCGATCTTCTCGGCCGGCAGGGCGTGCCGGTCGAGGACGACATCCTCCAGGGGCTTCTGCTGATCGTCTCGGAGCTGGTCACCAACTCCGTGAAGCACGCGGCGCTGCTCTCGCCCGAGCTGGCCGTCGAGGTGGCCATCGGCCCCGACTGGGTCAGGGTCTCGGTGGAGGACAACCACCCCTACCGCCCCACCGCCCTGGAGACGGACTACGCGCAGACCGGCGGCCGGGGCCTGCTGCTGGTCAAGGTGGTCACCGCGGAGGCGGGCGGGACCTGCGACGTCGAGCACACCGCGAGCGGCGGAAAGATCATCTGGGCGACGCTGCCGTTGAAGACGCAGCTCTGA
- the idi gene encoding isopentenyl-diphosphate Delta-isomerase, with protein sequence MPTTPATATHSSSNGTAEAIMLELVDENGTTIGTAEKLAAHQAPGQLHRAFSVFLFDEQGRLLLQRRALGKYHSPGVWSNTCCGHPYPGESPFAAAARRTYEELGISPSLLAAAGTVRYNHPDPASGLVEQEFNHLFVGMAQEALKPDPEEVGETAFVTAAELEKRHADDPFSAWFMTVLDAARPAIRELTGPSAGW encoded by the coding sequence ATGCCGACCACACCAGCCACCGCGACGCACAGCTCGTCGAACGGCACCGCAGAAGCGATCATGCTCGAACTGGTCGACGAGAACGGCACCACCATCGGCACCGCGGAGAAGCTGGCGGCCCACCAGGCCCCCGGGCAGCTGCACCGCGCGTTCTCCGTGTTCCTCTTCGACGAGCAGGGGCGGCTGCTGCTCCAGCGCCGGGCACTCGGCAAATACCACTCCCCCGGCGTCTGGTCGAACACCTGCTGCGGACACCCCTACCCGGGCGAGTCCCCGTTCGCGGCCGCCGCCCGGCGTACGTACGAGGAGCTGGGCATCTCGCCGTCGCTGCTGGCCGCGGCGGGCACCGTGCGCTACAACCACCCGGACCCGGCGTCGGGCCTGGTGGAGCAGGAGTTCAACCACCTGTTCGTGGGAATGGCGCAGGAGGCGCTGAAGCCGGACCCCGAGGAGGTCGGCGAGACCGCGTTCGTCACGGCCGCCGAGCTGGAGAAGCGACACGCCGACGACCCGTTCTCGGCGTGGTTCATGACGGTGCTGGACGCGGCGCGGCCGGCGATCCGTGAGCTGACGGGGCCCTCGGCGGGCTGGTGA
- a CDS encoding N-acetyltransferase, with protein sequence MTDHTDPRWTVRPETPADRAAVHGVNTAAFPTRDEADLVDALRADPDAWLPEMSYVAEAPDGSIAAYALLTRCRVAEAPALALAPVATVPAYQRQGAGQAVVRAVLDAARVRGEALVLVLGHPEYYPRFGFGPASRYGIRPGFEVPDEAMMALVLDDSVPVPAGLIRYPAAFDV encoded by the coding sequence TTGACCGACCACACCGACCCCCGGTGGACCGTCCGCCCGGAGACCCCGGCGGACCGCGCGGCCGTGCACGGAGTCAACACGGCCGCGTTCCCCACCCGCGACGAGGCGGACCTCGTGGACGCCCTGCGGGCCGACCCCGACGCGTGGCTGCCGGAGATGAGTTACGTCGCCGAGGCCCCGGACGGGTCCATCGCGGCGTACGCGCTGCTGACCCGCTGCCGGGTCGCCGAGGCCCCGGCGCTCGCCCTGGCACCGGTGGCCACGGTCCCCGCGTACCAGCGGCAGGGGGCGGGGCAGGCCGTGGTGCGGGCGGTGCTGGACGCCGCCCGGGTGCGCGGTGAGGCGCTGGTGCTGGTGCTCGGTCATCCCGAGTACTACCCGCGCTTCGGTTTCGGACCGGCCTCGCGCTACGGGATCCGGCCAGGTTTCGAGGTTCCGGACGAGGCGATGATGGCCCTGGTACTGGACGATTCGGTTCCTGTTCCGGCGGGCCTGATCCGTTATCCGGCGGCCTTCGACGTCTGA
- a CDS encoding cation diffusion facilitator family transporter yields the protein MGAGHDHGHTHGGPPPTGTAAGAYRGRLRIALAITLGVMVMELVGGVLSDSLALIADAAHMATDALGLGMALLAIHFANRPAAPNRTFGFARAEILAALANCLLLLGVGAYLIYEAVERFITPADTKGGLAIAFAAVGLVANIVSLSLLMRGQKESLNVRGAYLEVMADTLGSLAVIISAGIIMATGWQAADPIASLVIGLMIVPRTVKLLRETLNVLLEAAPKGVDMAEVRAHITALPGVLDVHDLHAWTITSGMPVLSAHVVVRQEMLDSIGHEKVLHELQGCLGDHFDVEHCTFQLEPSGHAEHEAHLCH from the coding sequence ATGGGGGCTGGCCACGATCACGGGCACACGCACGGCGGGCCGCCTCCGACGGGAACGGCGGCCGGCGCGTACCGGGGAAGGCTCCGGATCGCCCTGGCGATCACCCTGGGCGTGATGGTCATGGAGCTCGTCGGCGGGGTGCTCTCCGACTCGCTCGCGCTGATCGCGGACGCCGCCCATATGGCCACCGACGCCCTGGGGCTCGGGATGGCGCTGCTCGCCATCCACTTCGCCAACCGCCCGGCCGCCCCGAACCGCACCTTCGGCTTCGCCCGCGCGGAGATCCTGGCCGCACTCGCCAACTGCCTGCTGCTGCTCGGCGTCGGCGCCTATCTGATCTACGAGGCGGTGGAGCGGTTCATCACCCCCGCCGACACGAAGGGCGGGCTCGCCATCGCCTTCGCCGCGGTCGGCCTGGTGGCCAACATCGTCTCCCTCTCGCTGCTGATGCGCGGGCAGAAGGAGAGCCTCAACGTACGGGGCGCCTATCTGGAGGTGATGGCCGACACCCTGGGATCGCTCGCCGTGATCATCTCGGCGGGGATCATCATGGCGACCGGCTGGCAGGCCGCCGACCCGATCGCCTCGCTGGTGATCGGTCTGATGATCGTCCCCCGGACGGTGAAGCTGCTGCGGGAGACCCTGAACGTGCTGCTGGAAGCCGCGCCCAAGGGGGTGGACATGGCGGAGGTGCGGGCCCACATCACGGCCCTGCCCGGGGTGCTGGACGTCCACGACCTGCACGCCTGGACGATCACCTCGGGGATGCCGGTGCTCTCCGCCCACGTGGTGGTGCGCCAGGAGATGCTCGACTCGATAGGGCACGAGAAGGTGCTGCACGAGCTGCAGGGCTGCCTCGGGGACCACTTCGACGTGGAACACTGCACCTTCCAGCTGGAGCCGAGCGGTCACGCGGAGCACGAGGCGCATCTCTGCCACTGA
- the galE gene encoding UDP-glucose 4-epimerase GalE, producing MTWLITGGAGYIGAHVARAMVAAGERVVVLDDRSSGIAERLPDGVTLVEGSASDRGLLDGVLTDHAVSGVVHLAAKKQVGESVEKPLLYYRENVAGLAVLLEAVVAAGVRRFLFSSSAAVYGVPDVDLITEETPCLPINPYGETKLTGEWLVRATGRAHGLSTACLRYFNVAGAAAPELADTGVFNIVPMMFERLTRGEAPRIFGDDYPTPDGTCIRDYIHVADLAEAHLAVARRLDETGAGDLTLNVGRGEGVSVRELADVIGEVTGSALEPVVEPRRAGDAPKAVASAARITGELGWTARRSVREMVESAWEGWCLHHPEARAQGRP from the coding sequence ATGACATGGCTGATCACAGGTGGGGCGGGTTACATCGGGGCACACGTGGCGCGGGCCATGGTCGCGGCGGGTGAGCGGGTCGTGGTGCTCGACGACCGCTCCAGCGGCATCGCGGAGCGGCTGCCCGACGGCGTCACGCTGGTGGAGGGCTCCGCTTCCGACCGGGGCCTGCTGGATGGGGTGCTGACCGATCACGCGGTGAGCGGGGTGGTGCATCTCGCGGCGAAGAAGCAGGTCGGCGAGTCCGTGGAGAAGCCGCTGCTGTACTACCGGGAGAACGTCGCGGGACTGGCCGTCCTGCTGGAGGCCGTGGTCGCGGCGGGGGTTCGGCGCTTCCTCTTCTCGTCCTCGGCGGCCGTGTACGGCGTACCGGACGTGGACCTCATCACGGAGGAGACGCCCTGCCTCCCCATCAACCCCTACGGCGAGACGAAGCTCACCGGTGAGTGGCTGGTGCGGGCCACCGGCCGTGCGCACGGGCTCTCCACCGCCTGCCTGCGGTACTTCAACGTGGCGGGGGCGGCCGCGCCGGAGCTCGCGGACACCGGGGTCTTCAACATCGTGCCGATGATGTTCGAGCGGCTGACGCGCGGCGAGGCCCCCCGGATCTTCGGCGACGACTACCCGACCCCGGACGGCACCTGCATCCGCGACTACATCCACGTCGCCGATCTGGCGGAGGCGCACCTCGCGGTCGCGCGCCGGCTGGACGAGACGGGCGCGGGCGATCTGACGCTGAACGTCGGTCGGGGCGAGGGCGTCTCGGTACGGGAGCTGGCGGACGTGATCGGCGAGGTGACGGGAAGCGCTCTGGAGCCGGTGGTCGAGCCGCGCCGGGCCGGTGACGCTCCGAAGGCGGTGGCGTCGGCCGCGCGGATCACCGGGGAGCTGGGCTGGACGGCCCGGCGGAGTGTGCGCGAGATGGTCGAGTCGGCCTGGGAGGGCTGGTGCCTGCACCACCCCGAGGCCCGCGCGCAGGGGCGCCCCTGA
- a CDS encoding DUF5941 domain-containing protein, with product MQTAADAGDAATLLAAVPAGRRVALVDPRFVGHVHALRLGLTDPRFAAATVPGALTAQPEARGALLRALRRTTAAVGAGAPVVAADTDPAPEDRTVPGRIAVALEAEGTAVKRPELGSLTACVPADAGARATAENARDAVDDEAVRLRSAVKAHDGFFTTFAISPYSRYIARWCARRGLTPNQVTTASLITALIAAGAAATGTRGGYIAAGVLLLVSFVLDCTDGQLARYSLQYSTMGAWLDATFDRAKEYAYYAGLAIGAVRGGDDVWVLALGAMVLQACRHVVDFSFNEANHDAVANTSPTAALSDKLDSVGWTVWARRMIVLPIGERWAMIAVLTALTTPRIVFYALLIGCALAACYTTAGRLLRSLTRRASRTDRAAQALADLADSGPLAQGVAAVAPGLRGAFTAPAVALLGTLVMIGGALFLPYGSPLTVAAAVVYVVLSGLAVARPLKGALDWLVPPFFRAAEYVTILVLAARSDAPHAVPAAFGLVSAVAYHHYDTVYRIRGGTGAPPQWLVRTIGGHEGRTALVAVLAAVLTHAAGFTTALTALAVAVALVVLVESIRFWVSSSAPAVHDEGELA from the coding sequence GTGCAGACCGCCGCCGACGCCGGTGACGCCGCAACCCTCCTCGCCGCCGTCCCGGCCGGCCGCCGGGTCGCCCTCGTCGATCCGCGTTTCGTCGGCCACGTCCACGCGCTGCGGCTCGGCCTGACCGACCCCCGCTTCGCCGCCGCCACCGTGCCCGGTGCGCTCACCGCCCAGCCCGAGGCGCGCGGCGCCCTGCTGCGCGCGCTCCGGCGCACCACGGCCGCCGTCGGCGCCGGCGCCCCCGTCGTCGCCGCCGACACCGATCCGGCGCCCGAGGACCGCACCGTCCCCGGCCGGATCGCCGTCGCGCTGGAGGCCGAGGGCACCGCCGTCAAGCGCCCCGAGCTGGGATCGCTCACCGCCTGTGTCCCCGCCGACGCCGGAGCGCGGGCGACCGCCGAGAACGCCCGCGACGCGGTCGACGACGAGGCGGTCCGGCTGCGCAGCGCGGTGAAGGCCCACGACGGCTTCTTCACCACCTTCGCCATCAGCCCGTACTCCCGCTACATCGCCCGCTGGTGCGCCCGCCGGGGCCTCACCCCGAACCAGGTCACCACCGCGTCCCTGATCACCGCGCTCATCGCGGCGGGCGCGGCGGCCACCGGAACCCGCGGCGGTTACATCGCGGCGGGGGTCCTGCTCCTGGTCTCCTTCGTGCTGGACTGCACCGACGGGCAGCTCGCCCGCTACTCGCTGCAGTACTCCACGATGGGCGCCTGGCTGGACGCCACCTTCGACCGGGCCAAGGAGTACGCGTACTACGCCGGACTCGCCATCGGCGCCGTACGCGGCGGTGACGACGTCTGGGTCCTGGCGCTCGGCGCGATGGTCCTCCAGGCCTGTCGCCATGTCGTCGACTTCTCGTTCAACGAGGCCAACCACGACGCTGTCGCCAACACCAGCCCCACCGCCGCCCTCTCCGACAAGCTGGACAGCGTCGGCTGGACGGTCTGGGCTCGCCGGATGATCGTGCTGCCGATCGGCGAGCGTTGGGCCATGATCGCGGTCCTGACCGCGCTCACCACCCCGCGCATCGTCTTCTACGCGCTGCTCATCGGCTGCGCGCTCGCCGCCTGCTACACCACCGCGGGCCGTCTGCTGCGCTCGCTGACCCGCCGGGCCAGCCGCACCGACCGCGCCGCGCAGGCCCTGGCGGACCTCGCCGACTCCGGCCCGCTGGCCCAGGGTGTCGCGGCGGTGGCCCCCGGACTCCGGGGCGCGTTCACGGCTCCGGCCGTCGCCCTGCTCGGGACGCTCGTCATGATCGGCGGGGCCCTCTTCCTCCCGTACGGCAGCCCGCTCACCGTCGCCGCCGCGGTCGTGTACGTGGTCCTCTCCGGCCTCGCCGTCGCCCGCCCGCTCAAGGGCGCGCTCGACTGGCTGGTGCCGCCGTTCTTCCGGGCGGCGGAGTACGTAACGATCCTCGTGCTGGCGGCCCGCAGCGACGCTCCGCACGCCGTTCCGGCGGCCTTCGGGCTCGTCTCGGCCGTCGCCTACCATCACTACGACACGGTGTACCGCATCCGCGGAGGCACCGGCGCGCCGCCCCAGTGGCTGGTGCGGACGATCGGTGGACACGAGGGCCGTACCGCGCTGGTGGCCGTCCTCGCCGCCGTACTCACCCACGCCGCAGGTTTCACCACGGCCCTGACCGCGCTCGCGGTCGCCGTGGCTCTGGTGGTGCTCGTGGAGTCCATCCGCTTCTGGGTGTCCTCCTCGGCGCCCGCCGTACACGACGAAGGAGAACTCGCATGA